The following nucleotide sequence is from Phycisphaera sp..
GGAAAACTCGGGATAGCCGGGTTCGAGGGCCCGCATGACGCCGGTGCCGTCGGCGTCGAGCACGAACACGCCATCGTTCTTGGGCGCCAGCCGCGCACGGACGGCGTTGTCGAGCCCGGTATCGAACTCGGCGACGATCTTCTCGCTCGTGACGTGGCGGACACGGACCTTGCCGCTCTCGCCCAGAATCACGATCGAGCGATCGCGCTGGCTGGGGGCGATGTCGACGATGGCCGAGTCGGACCCGCTGAATTCGTGGCCCTTGACCAGGGTCTGCACGCCGCCCTCACCATCGACCTCGCCGGTGGCAACGTGCCACGCGTACACCGTGCCGGCATCGTCGCCGATGAGCAGGGTCCGGCCGCCAAGGATCATCGTGGCAGCGGTCACGCTCTGCCCCTCGTTTACACCTTCGGTGGTCTCGGCGAGTTCGAAGCCGTCTTCGGAGCGGCTGAAGCGGCGGACGCGCCCGTCCTCGCCCATCGCCAGCACATGATCGCTATCGGAGGTCACGAACAGCCAGGGCTCGATGGTCGACGGATCGATCGCAAACGACGTGGACCGCAATCGGGTGCGGGGCGGGCCGCCACCGAGCGGGCGGATGGTGCGCACGGTGTTGACCAGGACGGTGCCATCGGCCCGGACGGCCAGCAGCACGGTGCGGCCTGTGGGATCGACGTTGTAATCCAGCCGGACCACGCCGCCCTCGCCCTCGCTCAGTTCGACGGCGTCACCCAGTTCGATCTCGATCTGCGAGCGGCGGGCCCGATTGGGCGTAACCATCTCGTAGAGCGCGCCATCGGCGGCCCAGAAGGTCTGATCCGGGCTGGGTGGCTCGGTTTCCAGGAGGCTCTCGTCGAAGCTGATGCTGCCCAGGCGGACGGTGCCGTCGTCGTAGCCGGCCGCGACCAGCTCGCCGTTGCGCACGACCGAGAAGGCCGACGGGGTTTGATCTTCGGAGAGCGGCAGCGGCTCGGCAAGGGGCTGGCCGGTGGCGAGCGCGAAGGGCTGGATCGTGCCGTCTGGAGCGGCAAACGCAACACCTCGGCCATACGGATCGAGCACGGGCAGGCCCGAGCGCATGGGGGTCTCGCTGCTGAGCCGCTCACCCACTTCGCCCCGCGAGAACAGGGGCACGACGACATACGCGAGGTAGAAGCAGATGCCCAGCACGGCCACGAGCACCAACGCCCCGCCAGTCTGGATGACGTAGCCCGAGAGCTGGTCCATCAGCACGACGCGGCGGCGCACGGGGCGGTTGCCCACGTGTCGCCCGGCCTTGGCTTTCGGGGGTTGGTCTGCTGCCATGCGCTGCTCGACGGATCGCACCGGGGGAGATCGGGCCTGATCACCGAAAAGGAAAGACGCCTCGCAAGCCCGTCAAGGCTTGGGGCGACGCGGTCTCAAATCAACCGGGATACAACAAGCGACAGGTTAGAACTTGGGGTCGAGCTTGCAGGCCTTCAGGTCCTCGCGGGCCACCGAGGCCGACACGGGGAAGTAGCCATCCTTGAGGACGACCTCTTGGCCCTGCTTGCTGAACACCAGCTTGATGAACTCGGCCATCTTGGGGTCGTTGATGCCCCGCACCGGATCGACGTTGGCGTACAGGTAGAGGAAGCGGGCGAGGGGGTACTCGCCCGAGTTGGCGTACTCGGCGCTGGGGGCGAATGAGTCGCCGCCATCGAGCGAGACCTGGAGCATCTTCACGTCGGCAGTGGCGTAGCCCACACCCGAGTAGCCCATGCCGTACCGATCGTTGGCCACGCCCTGGACGACGGCCGACGAGCCCGGCTGCTCCTTGACCGAGTTGCGGTAGTCGTTGCCCTGCAGAGCGACCTTCTTGAAGTAGCCGTAGGTGCCCGAGGCCGAGTTGCGGCCATACAGGCTCACGGGGCGGCTGGCCCAACGGCGGTCCGTCACACCAAGGTCGCCCCAGGTCATCATGTTGCCGCCGGCCACCGAGAACACGTCGGTAAGCTGATCGATCGAGATCTCGTCGAGCGGGCAGTCCTTGTGGACGAACACGGCCAGCGCGTCGATGGCGGTGCGGAGCGCGACGGGCTTGTAGCCGAAGCGCTTCTCAAACTCGTCGACCTCCGAAGACTTCATGGCCCGGCTCATGGGGCCAAAGTTGGCCTGGTTCTGCATCAGGGCGGGCGGTGCCGTCGACGAGCCCTTGCCCTCGACCTCGATCTGCACGGCCGGATAGAACGCCTTGAATTCCTCGCCCCAGAGGGTCATGAGGTTGTTCATGGTGTCCGAGCCGATGCTCTTGATGTTGCCCGAGACACCCGAGACGGGGCGGTAGGTGGGCAGCTTGCTATCGATCTCCGGGCCGGCGGCCATCAGCGCCGAGGCGCCGACCACGGCGGTGGAAAGACCAACAGCCCATTTGCGAAACGTCGTTGACATACCGGAATCTCCTAAAGCCCGCGGCGGTTCGGGGCGGTTTCGTGTCTCCGGAACAATGGAAGCACGGCCCCATCCCGGGGGCGTTCACAGCACCCAAAGATGGGGTTAAGATTGCGCTAACGGCGGCAGATTCGCGATGAGGGTGTGTCGATTATCCGCACAAAATCAGAACAATGGTCCTAACCTGATCTGGGTCGAGCCGAACGACCGTGTCTCTGGGTCGGCCGATGGCACGAACTCGAAGTCCATGCGAGCACCCAGACGCTCCCGGACGTCGTCGTACCCGCGTGGGCCGAAGTCGATGAGGAGCGCGTACCCGGGCCCGATGTCTCGCACAACCGCCGAGCGCGCCATCGTCTGGACGTCGAACTCGCCCTCGCACAAGACCTCTGCGCCCTGGCCAAAGAGGTTGAAACGCAGCACCCCATCCCTGTGGAACGGCTGTTCCTCACCGGGGCCGGGGCGGTCGTAGTTGAAGAAGTACACCGTGACGAGCACGCCGTCGATGTACCCATTCGAACTCGAATCGATCTCGCTGTGCTTGACGACCATCACACGGCGCGGCATGACGTCGGCCGCAGGCGGCGGGAACTTCTTGATCCGCCCTTCACCGTGCGCGCACCCGCTCGTCAGGACGGTGGCCATGAGGGCAGCCACGAGAACCAGCGGTATCAGGCATCGAGCACGTTCGATCACTTGTTCTCCTCTTGAGATTCACGAAGCTTTGGTTGTAGATACGGGCCGATTTGCGGTCCCATCTGGTTCTCATCCATGAGGATCTCTTCTGGGAAGTACCGCGGATCGAATTGCTCAATCGAGAGGCCCGAGACGTCAGAGCGTTCGATCATCTTACTCGCCGCTCCGGTGTGCGTAAACATCTCCTTGCCGGTCACGCGGCGGGCCTCGGCCACGCCGCCGCGGCCTCCCGGGATGATGCGCGGCGTGAGCACCACGAGCAATTCGGTGCGGCGGTTGTTCTTCTCCCGCGTCCGGAAGAGCCAACCCACGCCCGGCAGGTCTCCGAAGAGCGGCACGCTGGTATTGCGATTGTCGTTGAAGGTCTGGATGAGCCCGCCGATGACCACGGTCTCGCCGTTGCGCACGGTGACGGTCGTCTGCACCTCGCGCGTGTTGATGATCGGGGCGGCGAAGTCTTCGCTGATCTGGGTCACCTGGCTGGAAAGCGAGGAGATCTGCGGGGCGATCTCCATGCGGACGAAGCCGTCGGAACTGATCGACGGCCGGACGAGCATCTCGATACCGACGTTGCGTCTCGTCACGTTCGCCTGCGTCCGGCCATTCTCGAACGTATTGACACTCTCAATGATGGCGATGTCGTCACCGACGAGGATGTTGCCCTCCTCGTTGTTGTTGATCTGGATGGAAGGCCTCGAGAGAACCTCAAGGCGGCCCTGGCCCTCGAGAGCGCGGACTGCCAAACCGAAGTCGGCCGACGTGAGCGAGAGGTTGGGCAGGCCCACCGACGTGGCCACGCCCGCGCCCGCGGCGCTCATGCCGAAGTCGTACATGTCGCCGCCAAAGTCAAACAGATCGAAGTCCAGGCCCCAGCTCGCGCTCTCATCCAGCGTGACCTCGGCAATCAGCGCCTGCACCAGCACCTGTGGCGGCGCCGCGTCGAGCTCGGAGATGATGTCGTTCACCGTACCGATATACCTCGGCGAAGCCGACACGATGACCTTGTTGCTCGTGGGATCGCCAACCACGATTACTTCGCGGTCGAGCACGCGGCTGAGCGATTCGCCGCTGTCCCCGCTGATAAGCTCGCGGATGCGATCGGCCTGGGTCTCGAAGTAGAACGCGAGCACACGCTCGACCTCATCGGCCTGCGCGTTCTGGAGTGAGTAGACCACCTCCTCACGCTCGGTCGCCTCGATCCCGTCGAGCCGCTCGATCACGTCGGTGACCAGCTCGACGTACTCCTTCGTAGCCGACACGATGAGCGTGTTGGTGCGGTAGTCGATGGTGATCGCCAGCCGCTCGCGCTCGGTCGAGACCGGCGTCAGCTGGGCCTCGTAGGGCACGGTGGGGTCTTCGTTGCGACGGCGTGAGGGCACGAGAATGAGCTGGTCGCCCTGCCGCTGGAGGCTGAAGAGCTCTTGGAGCACAACGGCCATCTGCTCGGCATCGGCGTTGCTGAGCTGGAAATACTTCAGGATGCGATCGTCCACTTCGCTGCGATCGACCTCGTCGATGAAGCCCAGGATCAGGTCCATTACCTCTGGCGGGCTGATGATGGTCACCGCGTTCGTGCGTTCATCGGCCTCGATGGAGATCTGGCTGCGCACCGAATCGTCGATGGCCGCGCTGGTAATCGCGTACTCACCATTCCCGTTGCCCATCTCGTCGCGGATCTGCCGGCGGAACTCGATAATCGAAGCCGACTCGCCGGGTTGCCCACCCACGCTGCGGCCCGACAGGAGGTTTTCGAGCAGTTGCACGACCTCCCGGGCGTCGGCACTCTCCAATTCAACACGCTGGAGGAGCTGCCGGAGGCGGACCTCGGCCACGTCCAGCCGCTGGGTGAGCTCGCGCACTCTCGCAATGTCGTTGGCCGTGCCACTGACGACGATGGAGTTGCTGCGATCCTCGGCCACGACGCTCACGGCGTTGCTACCACGCTTGTCGTTTTCCGGGTCGACGTACAGCGTACGAATCGACTCGACGATCTGCGAAGCCCGGCCGCGTTCCAGGCCGATCAGGGCAATCTCGGCGGTGTCCGATTGCCTGATCACCTCGCGCGAGAGGCTCTCGACCAAGCCCTTGACAACCTCAAGATTCTCCTCGCTGGAGACGACAATCAGCTGATTGGTCGATCGGCTGGGTTCGATCGAGAACACGTCGGTCGCGGACTCGACCTGGCCGCCGCGTGTGCTCGCCTCGATGCGATCGCGCATGAGGCGCTCGATCCGCGGTGCGAGTTGCTCGACATCGGCCCCGACCACGTCGATCGTGTGCAGGCCCACCGTCTGGTCGGGCTCGTCGCGATCGAGACGCTCCACCAATTGGTCGAGCACCGCGAAGCTCCGCTGGCTGGTCGACACGACAAGCGTGTTCGTGCGCAGGTCGGGGCGGATGATGACGGTGTCTGCCTCCCGGTCGATGCCGGCGCGGCGACGGTCATCGAAGATGTCTTCGAGCAGGCTCGCTACGCGATCCGCGGAAGCCCGCTCGAGCGCGAAGAAACGCACCTGATTGCTCGCGGCCGCGGCCTCGACGTCGAGCATCTTGACGAGCTCGCTGACGATGCGCAGGTTGGCCGGGCTGGCCACCACGATCAGACGATTGCCGTTGGGTTCGGGCAGGATCGTCAGCCCGCTGAGCGTGCCGAACAGGTCGCTGTCGAGCCGGGCACCCGCTTCCAAGGGGTCCTTGCCCTGCTGCACCAGTCGCAGGCGGCCGACCTGCTCACGCAGGCCCGCCGCCTGGGGCGCGTCGGCCACACCGTCGATGAGCGTGCCGCGGATCAACTCGGCCAGGTCCGTTGCGTCGGCGTGTTCGAGTGTGATGATGGTGGGTTCGATCCAACCGACCGATTCCTCGCTATCGAGATCGGCCAGCAGTACCTCGACGAAGGCCACACCCTCTTCTCGACCGACGACAATTAGCGAGTTCGTCCGCGCATCGACCTCGATGGCTACCTCGCCAGCGAGCGCCTGGCCCGTAGCCGTGGTCGGCACGCCCTCGCGCTGCGTACCCGGCACGCGTCGGATAGCCTCGCCCTCGCGGAACAGGCCCTCGATGATCGATTGGATGCGGCCCGCGTCGGCGTTGCCCAGCGGGAAGATGCGAGCGACCACGGCCTCGCCCACCGGAAGCCGGTCGAGCGTGGCCACCAGTTGCTCGACGGCCCGCACGTTGGCCGGCGATGACGCGATCAGCAGCGAGTTCGAGCCCGAATCGACGCCCAACTGCACCGGAACGGTGAGGTCGAACTCGGGCCCGCCCTCACCCGTTCCCATCTTGCGGCGCCGCACCTGTTCGGCGAGCGCCTGGGCCATCGCGGATTGGCCATCTTCGGCACGTGGCGTGAGCATGTCTCTCACCACGCGCGCCACGTCTTCGGCGCTTGCGGTCTTGAGAGGCACGAGCGACACCGACTGGGCGTCGGTCACCCCGCCGTCGTCGATGGCCCGCACGAGCTGCTCGACCCGGTCGGCGTCGGCCGCGCTGGCGACCACCGCCACGGCGTTGCGCGAGGGCAGGGCCACGATCGTGATCGGCTCGGCAACCACACCGGGCCGATCGGCTTGCGTGGGGCGAGTGAGCCCAAGCCGGTTGGCGAGCGTCACCATCTGATCGGGCGCGTGCGAGGCCAGCGTGATGATGCGGATCGCCTGCCCCAAGCCCATCGGGCCGGCGGGATCGAGCCCGTCGACCTGGCCCTCGATTCCCGCGAGCTCGCCCTGCAGGGTTTCAACAACCTCTTTCATCTCCTCGAACAACCGCTCGCTGGCGGCAATGACCAGGGCGTTGCTATCGCGATCGACCTCGATGCCCACGCCCTCGCCCAACTGCTGGGCACGAACCCGGAACGAATTCAGCAGCGTGTCGCGCATCCGCGTCGCGGGGATGCCCTTGACCACGAGCGTGCGCACGCGCACGTCGGCCGACGAGCTTTCGGTCTCGAGCGTCTGCACGAGGGCCCGGACCTGGGTGAAGTCGGCGTCGGACCCACGGAACACGATCATGTTGCTCGCATCGTCGCCGAACACGACGGGCGTACGCGGGCCACTGCGGCCAAGCGGATCGATGAAGATCCGCTGCACGGCCTGGGCGATGCGCGACGCGCGGCCCGACGACAACGCGATGACCCGCGCCTCGGGGAGCCGGCCCGCGCCCTCACCGTCGAGGGCCTTGGCAATGGTCTCGATGCGTTCCAAATCCTGCACGGTGGCAAACACGATGAGCGAGTTCGTCTCGACCTCGGCCGACACCACGGGCGTCTCACCCGGATCGATCAGCACGGTCGGCAGGTCCGGCGAGACCTGGCGGCGGTCGCCGCCCTGCTCGCCCTGGCGGCGGGCTTGCTCACGCTGGATCTGCTGCTCGAGCGGGGCGCGGAAGCCCTCGTTGAGCGCGTTGGCCACGCTCCGCGCGTCGGCGTTGCGCAGCGGGATCACCT
It contains:
- a CDS encoding ABC transporter permease subunit gives rise to the protein MAADQPPKAKAGRHVGNRPVRRRVVLMDQLSGYVIQTGGALVLVAVLGICFYLAYVVVPLFSRGEVGERLSSETPMRSGLPVLDPYGRGVAFAAPDGTIQPFALATGQPLAEPLPLSEDQTPSAFSVVRNGELVAAGYDDGTVRLGSISFDESLLETEPPSPDQTFWAADGALYEMVTPNRARRSQIEIELGDAVELSEGEGGVVRLDYNVDPTGRTVLLAVRADGTVLVNTVRTIRPLGGGPPRTRLRSTSFAIDPSTIEPWLFVTSDSDHVLAMGEDGRVRRFSRSEDGFELAETTEGVNEGQSVTAATMILGGRTLLIGDDAGTVYAWHVATGEVDGEGGVQTLVKGHEFSGSDSAIVDIAPSQRDRSIVILGESGKVRVRHVTSEKIVAEFDTGLDNAVRARLAPKNDGVFVLDADGTGVMRALEPGYPEFSFKALFGRVHYEGQMEPEFVYQSSSGDDAAEIKLSVVPLIFGSLKATIFAMLFAVPMGVLAAVYTSEFLSPNVRKVVKPGVEMMASLPSVVLGFVAAIVVAPYVREWLPSVLVSLATVPVAVLLVAHLWQMLPSHVRKRASAWQHMGLVLLACTLGAFVAWAIGPTFERVLFSPPEGVAQGVPVDLRRWLSSEYGQAWPGWFVVLIGPVAVVLAVLQSMFLGRRLDRAVAGQSDMSIAGVMLVRFVVMLALVLALSFGFAHLLQALGFDPRNSIFGPFSPRNTLVVSMIMGFAVIPIIYTISEDSLRAVPDSLRTASLGAGATPWQTAMRIVIPVAGSGIFSACMIGFGRAAGETMIVLMATGNTPEMSWNVFGGFRTLSANIAVELPEAPMGGTHYRVLFLCGLVLFLMTFAVNTAAEVVRQVVRARTAGL
- a CDS encoding PstS family phosphate ABC transporter substrate-binding protein, whose translation is MSTTFRKWAVGLSTAVVGASALMAAGPEIDSKLPTYRPVSGVSGNIKSIGSDTMNNLMTLWGEEFKAFYPAVQIEVEGKGSSTAPPALMQNQANFGPMSRAMKSSEVDEFEKRFGYKPVALRTAIDALAVFVHKDCPLDEISIDQLTDVFSVAGGNMMTWGDLGVTDRRWASRPVSLYGRNSASGTYGYFKKVALQGNDYRNSVKEQPGSSAVVQGVANDRYGMGYSGVGYATADVKMLQVSLDGGDSFAPSAEYANSGEYPLARFLYLYANVDPVRGINDPKMAEFIKLVFSKQGQEVVLKDGYFPVSASVAREDLKACKLDPKF